The proteins below are encoded in one region of Centropristis striata isolate RG_2023a ecotype Rhode Island chromosome 12, C.striata_1.0, whole genome shotgun sequence:
- the rom1b gene encoding rod outer segment membrane protein 1b: MVLLKIKFTHQRRVRLAQGLWLLSWMAVMWGAIIFCLGVYIKTELLRRDEVLDNTSMHVVPNILMIVGLASIGTNWVATRVCQDSLDPARFPRWKILLLAWFAVAAVLCFLLISVVVLSFALQGSLEESLKVGLRNGIRFYKDTDVPGRCFQKETIDRLQIEFRCCGNNNFKDWFEVQWVSNRYLDFTSQEVKDRIRSNVDSRYLLDGVPFSCCNPASPRPCLRYHLTDNRAHYNYEYQTEELNLYNRGCRQALTDYYMDLMNSTGPGVLSVILIQLSVLLSLRYLQTAVEAAMALEDPEAESEGYLLEKGIKETFEDLKANALNMIKLMQVDPSAAEGSEPAEGEKAEKTETPAS; this comes from the exons ATGGTGCTGTTGAAGATAAAGTTCACCCACCAGCGGCGGGTGCGTCTTGCCCAGGGCTTGTGGCTGCTGTCCTGGATGGCAGTGATGTGGGGGGCCATCATCTTTTGTCTGGGAGTTTACATTAAGACAGAGCTGCTTCGTAGGGACGAG GTGCTGGACAACACATCGATGCACGTGGTGCCCAACATCCTGATGATAGTGGGCCTGGCCTCCATTGGCACCAACTGGGTCGCCACTCGTGTGTGTCAGGACTCCCTGGACCCAGCCCGCTTCCCCCGCTGGAAAATTCTCCTGCTGGCCTGGTTTGCTGTGGCTGCAGTGTTGTGTTTTCTTCTCATCAGTGTTGTGGTGCTCAGCTTCGCCCTACAGGGAAGCCTGGAGGAGTCCTTGAAG GTGGGCCTGAGGAATGGTATTCGGTTCTACAAGGACACGGACGTGCCTGGCCGCTGTTTTCAGAAGGAGACCATCGATCGCCTGCAGATCGAGTTCCGCTGCTGTGGAAACAACAACTTCAAGGATTGGTTTGAAGTTCAGTGGGTCAGCAACAGATACCTGGACTTCACCTCGCAAGAAGTGAAGGA TCGGATCCGGAGTAACGTGGACAGCCGTTACCTGTTGGATGGCGTTCCTTTCAGCTGCTGTAACCCGGCCTCCCCTCGCCCCTGCCTGAGGTACCACCTGACAGATAACAGGGCCCACTACAACTATGAGTACCAAACAGAGGAACTCAACCTGTACAACCGCGGCTGCAGGCAGGCTCTGACCGACTACTACATGGATCTGATGAACTCCACTGGTCCCGGTGTGCTGTCTGTCATCTTAATACAG CTGTCGGTGCTTTTGAGCCTGCGGTACCTGCAGACAGCCGTGGAAGCAGCCATGGCTCTGGAGGACCCAGAGGCCGAAAGTGAGGGTTATCTCCTGGAGAAGGGCATAAAGGAAACCTTTGAGGACCTCAAAGCCAATGCCCTCAACATGATAAAGCTTATGCAGGTCGACCCCAGCGCCGCCGAAGGGTCTGAgcctgcagagggagagaaagctgAGAAGACCGAAACTCCTGCCAGTTAG